The stretch of DNA CGCCGATCCCTCATAACGGATGCAGGCCGCCCAAGAGACGTAGGGTTTAGGTTTTTATTAAAGATAGTAACAGCTGATCGGAGGTTTGATTTGGCAAGGTACAGGGGTCCGGTGTGCAAGCTCTGCAGAAGAGAGGGGATGAAGCTTTTCCTTAAGGGCGACAGATGCTTTGGAGAAAAATGCGCCATCGAGAGACGCAATTATCCCCCCGGAGAGCATGGTCAGGGAAGGACCAAATTCTCGGAATATGGCAATCAGTTGAGAGAAAAACAAAAGGTGAAGAGGATGTACGGCGTGCTTGAGAGCCAGTTTCACCGTTATTTTAAAGAGGCCGAGAGAATCAAGGGTATTACGGGAGAAAACCTCTTGATACTTCTGGAGAGAAGGCTGGACAACATGGTGTATCGCCTGGGATTTGCCGGCTCCAGGAGCGAGGCGAGACAGCTCGTACGGCACAGCCATTTTCTGATAAACGGAAGAAAGGTCAACATCCCGTCGTTTTTGACAAGTCCTGATGATAAAATACAGCTGAGAGAAAAGAGCAGAAAGATAGGGAAAATACTCGATTCTCTCGAAACCGTAGCAAGACGGGGTATACCATCCTGGCTTGATTATGATAAAAATTCCTTTACCGGCACGATAAAGGCCTTGCCTTCAAGGGAAGAGCTGACTATGCCGATATCGGAAAACCTCATTGTAGAGCTATACTCCAAGTAAGATTCAAATTTCAGTGTGAGGATGGCTTTTCAAAACTGGGGGATTTTATGGGCAGTACAATTCAAGCCAATTGGCGCGAGTTAATAAAACCTAAGAAGCTTGTGGCGGATTCGGGAGAATTCAACGAATTCTACGGCAAATTCGAAGCAGAGCCCTTCGAGAGGGGTTTCGGCATAACTATCGGTAATTCCTTGAGGAGAATACTCCTCTCTTCTATTATGGGAGCCGCCGTCACTTCGGTCAAAATAAAAGATATTCTCCATGAATATACAACGGTCCCCGGGGTTGTGGAAGATGTAACGGATATTCTGTTGAATATAAAGGGAATTAGGTTCAAGCTCTTCGATGAAGGCCCGAAAACCGTAAGGATCGAGGCCGTGGGACCCGGCATCGTCAAGGCGGGAGACATCATCTGCGATGATTCGGTAAGGGTCTTCAACCCCGATCACCACATAGCCACCCTCTCAAAGGACGGCAAGCTCGGGATAGAGATGAAAGTTAAATGGGGAAGAGGCTACGTCCCGGCGGAGAGGAATAAAGATGAGGACGAACCTATAGGGACGATTCCCATAGATGCGGTTTTTTCACCCATTAAAAAGGTCAACTTTACAGTTACATCCGCAAGGGTGGGTCAGAGAACGGATTACGACAAGCTGAACCTCGAGGTCTGGACCGACGGCAGCGTCTCTCCCGAAGACAGCATCGCCTTTGCGGCGAAGATATTAAAAGAGCATATGAATATCTTTATAAACTTCGCTGAGGATGCTGAGGAATATATGGAAGAGGTGGAGGATCACAGGGAGGAATTGAACGAGAACCTTCTCAGACCGGTAAGCGAGCTCGAGCTTTCAGTCAGGTCCTCCAACTGCCTTAAAAACGCCGACATAAAATATATAGGCGACCTCGTCCAAAAGACCGAAATAGAGATGTTGAAGACGAAAAACTTCGGCAGAAAATCGCTTAACGAAATAAAAGAGATATTGAACGAGATGGGCCTGAGATTCGGCATGAAGCTGGAGAATTGGCCGCCGGAAGAGCTCTCGGAATCGGAAGAAAAGAAGACCTTCTCCGAGTAGGTGAAGGCCGGATTCGAGTGGATACGGGCAGGAATGGGGGGGGCTTAAAGGTTGTGAGATGTTTATCGGGGAATGTGTGTAGCAAATATATTTATGGGGTAGGGGGATTTAAAGGGTAAAGGGATATAGGGGGAAGGGGGATAAGTTAAGGGGGGGGACGAAAGGATTTGGGGGAAGGGGAAATTTTTTGTTTTTAAGGGAATAAAAATATGCGACATCAGAAAGCAGGAAATAGACTTGGGCGGAACTCAAGCCACAGAAAGGCCTTGATGAGGAACATGGCCACATCGCTTCTGGATTACGAGAGGATCGAGACCACGGAGGCCAAGGCAAAGGAGCTGAGGCGTTATGCCGAGAAGATGATCACCCTCGGCAAAAGGGGGGATCTCCATGCCCGCAGGCAGGCTTTATCCTTTATAAGGAAAAGGGAGGTTGTCGCAAAAATCTTCGATGAATATGCCGAGAGGTTCAAGGACAGGCCCGGTGGGTATACCCGAATAATGAAAATGGGAAGGAGGACGGGAGACAACGCTCGTATGGCAATAATCGAGTTGATCCCCGGAGAGAAGGAGAAGAAGAAAGGAAAAGAGAAAGAAAAGAAGAAAACCACCGCGGCAAAGCCGGCTAAAGTCGTAAAGGGAGACAAGGACAAGGCAAAGGAGAAGGTCAAGAAAGAGGTAAAGAAAAAAGTAAAAAAAGAGATAAATAAAAAAGCGAAAGAAACGTCTAAAGTAAAGGGAAAGGCAGAAGATAAGGATAAGGCGGCCTCAAAGAAGACGGAGAGGAAAGCCGACAAGAAGGAGGAAAAAAAGTAGAACGAAGGGGTGAAACGGGATCAATGGTAAAAAAAGGTTGGTAAAGGGGATGGGGGCAGGGGATAAGTAGGTGGAAAAGGGATCGAGAAAATAGTACTGGGGATGTATATACTTGGTAAATTAAGCGGATATATATAGGAAGGCAAATGGAAAAAATCTTGTTTATATTGAAATATTCTGATATGGAGAGGTATTTGATGGGATGAGCGGGTTAGATGGTCGATCTCGGTGTGAAAATTTAACCTGATTTGAAGGCAAGGACAATACTTGTCTTTTTTTATTGTTTTTTTTGGAGGAAGATATTGGAAAAGAGAAGCAAAAGAATATTATATATCGTTACCGCAATTATAGCCGTCCTTTTTTTGATGCTCGTTGTCAATAGAATACTGCATTCAAAATTGTTCGCAGATAAAGAGGAAGAGGTCAAAAAGGATCCCGTGACGGTTATTAAGGCAAAAAACGGAACGGTAAGAAGAACCCTTTTCTATACCGGTGACCTCCATGCGGAAAAAGAAGTGACGGTCTACTCGGTGGTTCCGGGAAAGGTCATACGCTATAATTACAAGGAGGGCGACAGCGTGGCCAAGGGAGCGGCCCTGGTGCTCCTCGAGAGAGCAGAGACCTGGGATGAGTTCAAGCCGGTAGTCGTGGAATCCCCCATCTCGGGGGTCGTTGCGATAAACCACCTCGACAGGGGGGAGTTTGCCACAACCCAGACTCCCCTTTCAATGGTTGTCGGCGGAAGGGGGATAAACGTCTTGATAAAGGTAACTGATATCGAGTTCGCCTCCATAAAGAATGGGATGGATGCCGAGCTTACCGTGCCGGCCCTTCCGGGAAAATTTTTCAAGGGCAAGATATCTAAGGTTGCGCCGGTGATTCGGAGGGATACCAGAACCGCCCCGGTCGAGATATTCTTTGAAAACGAAGATCGCCTGCTGATGTCCGGGATGTTCGGAGATATTCGTATAATTATCGAGGAGAAAGAGGGCGCGATCAACATACCTCTTGATACGATGCTCTTTGAGAAAGAGGGTATGGTAGGACCGTATTGCTTTATCGTCGAGGGGGGGAAGGTGGCAAAAAAGAGGAAGTTGGAAACAGGAATAATAGATGAAGGGAAGGTGGAGATATTGTCGGGATTAAAGGTCGGAGATAAGGTGGTCGATCTTGGGAAGGAAAGCCTAAAAGACGGCTCTGAGATTGTTATTATCGAAGAGTCCTCGGAAGAGTAAGGAATGATAGAATCGGCGATTTATAAGAGATGAAATGATGTCAATACCGAAATTTTCCGTAAGAAATTCAGTCCTTGTAAATATGATTACCATCGCGGTCTTCATCCTCGGGGTGATCTTTGCAAGGAACCTCAACAGGGAGGTCTTCCCGGCCATCGCCTATGGTTACATAATAATCGTCGCGCCTTATCCCGGCGCGTCCCCCGAGGAGATAGAGAAGGTGGTCACGACCCCGATAGAGGAGGAGATCGCCGATGTCGATGGAATAAAGAAGCTGAACTCGAGGACGAGGGAGGGAGTGGCGACAATCATCATTCAGGCGGAGAGCGATGTTGAGGGGATAGAACTCGATCAGCTTTTCAATGATATAAAGACCGAGGTGGACAAGGTTGATGACCTCCCTGAGGACGTGGACGACATCGAGTTTATAAAGCTTAGCGCCGAATTTCCCGCCATAACGGTCGGATTCGGGGGGGACGTCCCCGAGGAGTACCTGCAGAACTCGGCCGACAGGCTTAAAAAGAAGGTAGAGCTGATTGACGGCGTGGGCACCGTGGAATTATGGGCCTACAGGGACAAGGAGTTCTGGGTTCAGGTAGACCCGAGAAAGCTCGAGGCGGCAAACCTTACCATGACGGAAATCATAAACGCAATTAAGTATAGAAACCTCAATATCCCGGGCGGCTCCTTTGACCAAGGGAGAAAAGAGATCCTCCTAAGGACAATGGGCGAGGTGGAGAATAAGGACGATATCGGAGGTATCGTAGTCCGCTCCCTTCCCACCGGAACCATAAAGGTCAAGGATATCGCAAACGTTGTCGAAACCTTTGAGGAAGAGGACATAATCGGCAGGCTCAACGGCACGAGGACCGTGGCGCTGTTCGTCAACAAGAAGGCCGACGGCGATGTTATCGATATCGTAAAAGAAGTAAAGAGGCTTGTCAAAGAGGAGGAAAAACTGCTGCCGGAGGGCGCGGAGATTGCTCTGGTACAGGATATCTCAAAATATGTGGTAAGGAGGCAGAACACCCTCCTCTTTAACGGGGCCATCGGACTCTTCCTCGTAATACTTATTCTATACGCCTTTTTGGAGTCGAGGGTCGCCTTCTGGGCCGCAATGGGGATCCCCTTTTCGTTTCTCCTGACCATTATTATCATGTACTACACGGGAATGAGCCTTAACATGCTTTCCATGTTCGGGTTGATCCTCGTTCTGGGAATTGTTGTCGACGATGCGATTGTCGTGTCGGAAAACGTCTTTCGATATAGAGAGATGGGGCTTTCCCCATCGGAAGCGGCAGTCGCAGGCGCGGAGGAGGTGGTGCTTCCCGTAACCGCCGCCATTTCAACGAATATCGCGGCATTTCTCCCCCTTTTGATGATGGTGGGGATAACAGGCAAGTTTCTCAGGGTCATACCGGAGATCGTTATCATAACGCTTTTGGCGTCCCTCCTCGAGGCGTTTTTGGTCCTTCCGTCCCACCTTGCGGAATTCGTAAAAAT from Candidatus Zymogenus saltonus encodes:
- the rpsD gene encoding 30S ribosomal protein S4 gives rise to the protein MARYRGPVCKLCRREGMKLFLKGDRCFGEKCAIERRNYPPGEHGQGRTKFSEYGNQLREKQKVKRMYGVLESQFHRYFKEAERIKGITGENLLILLERRLDNMVYRLGFAGSRSEARQLVRHSHFLINGRKVNIPSFLTSPDDKIQLREKSRKIGKILDSLETVARRGIPSWLDYDKNSFTGTIKALPSREELTMPISENLIVELYSK
- a CDS encoding DNA-directed RNA polymerase subunit alpha; translation: MGSTIQANWRELIKPKKLVADSGEFNEFYGKFEAEPFERGFGITIGNSLRRILLSSIMGAAVTSVKIKDILHEYTTVPGVVEDVTDILLNIKGIRFKLFDEGPKTVRIEAVGPGIVKAGDIICDDSVRVFNPDHHIATLSKDGKLGIEMKVKWGRGYVPAERNKDEDEPIGTIPIDAVFSPIKKVNFTVTSARVGQRTDYDKLNLEVWTDGSVSPEDSIAFAAKILKEHMNIFINFAEDAEEYMEEVEDHREELNENLLRPVSELELSVRSSNCLKNADIKYIGDLVQKTEIEMLKTKNFGRKSLNEIKEILNEMGLRFGMKLENWPPEELSESEEKKTFSE
- the rplQ gene encoding 50S ribosomal protein L17, which translates into the protein MRHQKAGNRLGRNSSHRKALMRNMATSLLDYERIETTEAKAKELRRYAEKMITLGKRGDLHARRQALSFIRKREVVAKIFDEYAERFKDRPGGYTRIMKMGRRTGDNARMAIIELIPGEKEKKKGKEKEKKKTTAAKPAKVVKGDKDKAKEKVKKEVKKKVKKEINKKAKETSKVKGKAEDKDKAASKKTERKADKKEEKK
- a CDS encoding efflux RND transporter periplasmic adaptor subunit, producing the protein MEKRSKRILYIVTAIIAVLFLMLVVNRILHSKLFADKEEEVKKDPVTVIKAKNGTVRRTLFYTGDLHAEKEVTVYSVVPGKVIRYNYKEGDSVAKGAALVLLERAETWDEFKPVVVESPISGVVAINHLDRGEFATTQTPLSMVVGGRGINVLIKVTDIEFASIKNGMDAELTVPALPGKFFKGKISKVAPVIRRDTRTAPVEIFFENEDRLLMSGMFGDIRIIIEEKEGAINIPLDTMLFEKEGMVGPYCFIVEGGKVAKKRKLETGIIDEGKVEILSGLKVGDKVVDLGKESLKDGSEIVIIEESSEE